In Capsicum annuum cultivar UCD-10X-F1 chromosome 8, UCD10Xv1.1, whole genome shotgun sequence, the genomic window ATAGTCAGGAGCTCTTACATCTCATTGCATGTAGGACTACGTTGTTCCACACTTTGGCTCAAGAGCATGTGCTGATCCTCCTAGCTCAAGGAGGCTTCTAATCTTTTTGTACTCTAGGTATGTGCACTGTTTGTATGCGTAGGCTTGAGCACACTAAATCAAAATTCGACAAGCTTATAAGTTTTTTCAGAACTTGAACTTTTACCAACTGAATTTGGTCTCATCCTTCTATTGGAACCTTAAATCTGAgattaaaataaaactttttcaCATATTGGTATCAAGGTAAAAAACATGAAATAACATGTTAGTGGAAAGCTTAAACatgaaataaactagaatgtgGAAAAATTACAAGCTCAAACatgaaataaactagaatgtgGAAAAATCACAAGCTCATACatgaaataaactagaatgtgGAAAAATCACAAGCTCAAACATGAAATAAACTAGAATTTGGATAAGTCACAAGCTCAAATGtgaaataaactagaatgtgGAAAAATCACATACcttttgtgtatgtttttaatCTCCAATTTAATACTAAAGGAGTTAATATGGTAATTCCCGTGGTTAAATTGTTCAGCTGGATTTGGAGATTGCGAGGTCCTTAATTGGTACTGTAGCCTCTCTACTTTCATCATGAACTATTCTTTCAGGACTTTTTtgttcaatcttttttttttttaaattaggaaCTCAATCACTAGGTCATGTGAGCTAACTCCTTTCTTGTGATGCTTGCATATCATTGCAGAGGACCTTCCCATGTTCGCACTTCAAGATGATAGGGTAGTTGAAGTAGTAGGGGAACCTGTGGGTGTGCACAAGGCAGTTGAGTTGATTGCTTCTCATCTGAGGAAATTTTTGGTTGATCGTGGCATAATCCCAGTATTTGAGATGCAAGTAAGTTTCCTTCTAGTTAGATATTTTAGGACAGGACTTAGCATCTTgtaatggaacttctttgtattGTAGATGCAAATGCCAAATCCACCAGTGGAACACATGCCACCTCCCCAATCTTGGGGTCCTCCTCCCCAAGCTTTCCCACCAAGCGCAGCTGGAGGTCCGGGATACGGAAGTAGTCCTCATTTCATGCCACCATCCAGGCAACATGACAGTTATTATCCACCACCTGACATGCCACCTCCTATGGAAAAACAACCTCATCAAGGCATTTCTGCATATGGAAGAGAAGCTCCAATGTCGATGCATTCATCATCCAACAACCCAGCTGCTCCGTCTCTTGTTACTCAGGTATGTTCTGTTACCAGAAACACTCCGATTTGGTATTAAAGAAAAATGAGGTTGGACTTTGTGTTAATGGAGCTAGTTAAATCTCTATTTGCTGTTTTACACCAGAAAAACAATTCAGCAGTTTTTAGAAATAAGCTAAAGGTTCAATTGTGTCAACAAATCACCTCAACTCCATCTCTTTCCCAACTTTCCGTTGGAGGAAACCAAAAGGCTGTTTGTCATGTGCTAAGGGACAGGTGCGGATTACCCAAAAGAAGGGGGGTTAGACAATATGCACGTCACTAACAGGGAAGAGATTGTAGTGGGGTACCTACCTTAATGCAGTCTGGATGCAGGTGTACTGTAATGCAGATCATTTAGCGTAACAAGCAATGCTTAGATGGTAGGGCAAAGCTTTTTGGGGGATTTCATATCCAGGTAGTTCTGCTGACCAGGGCTAGTGGGGCAGCAACTCCTAGATTTCTTGAGGAGTACTCCCTGACAGGTTTTTGGAGTTGGGAGGATCAACATGTCTGATTTTGTATGAATTCGGACATAAATCTCTTAATTATGTAAATAAGAAATTTTGCATGGTTGGGATTATGTTTGTGTACAAATCATAATATTGTATTGTTAAAATTGTTGACTTCACAAATAGTGATTGTGTAAGATGTGACATAGGGAGAACAAATTTGCGGACTCATTTCGTATTTTTTTCACGGAGAGTGCTCAATTGGCTACTTGATTTTCTAGGCCTGTTTTTTGCCTGCTCTTGtatctttttttcttgtttatctCAGCTTCTGTTGTGACTGGCCTTGGTACTTTGGTGGCTAAGCAAAActtgattgatattttttttccttctagcTGTTTACAAATGTAAGGGCTTGTCATAGCATTGTTGATTTGATTGGTGCGGAACTGAATTGCTGCATGATGCACGAGCCTTACGctaatattttattcaattgaatACTTAGCTGAGATTAAGAAATGGCtcttgagaaatattttttagCTTGCAAAAGTTTTGGCAATTCAAATGCTAGACATCCTAAGTAAACctaatatgattttgatgaagTGCTGTAAACAAAAATgggaaaaagaaagataaatattcATGTGATGAtgacttttgctttatttgaggGGCGTTATTTTGCAGATTACACAGCAGATGCAGATCCCACTGGCCTTTGCTGATGCTGTGATTGGAACAAATGGTGCAAGCATAAGCTACATCCGACGGGTTAGTGGTGCTACTGTTACAATACAGGAAACAAAAGGAGTTCCTGGGGAGATGACAGTTGAGATCAATGGAACTGCTTCTCAAGTGCAAACAGCACAACAGTTGATACAGGTAAAATTCTTTCTTGGCTTTTTATCAAATCATTTATATATTCTAATTAATCTTTTGCATTTTTTGTTGAACTGATTGCAATATAATGTGGCACATGCTACAATGCTCTTCCCAACCTCCTTAGCCTCTTTCCCTTTCAGCTCAAATTTGGGGTTTTGCTGCCGCCAGAATTACCATGAtagttcaaaaatattatataaacatTTATAGGGGATCAGATGTAAAAGACCTTGCTGATGGATTTCCTAGATCTCAAGCCTCTTGCTAATAGGGAACATTTTTCAAACGTCAGGTCAAAATCTTCACTCCTCCCCAACCCAAGAAATTTGCTTCTATTTCTATTGAAAATCTTTTAGCTCAGATTCTACGCGCAGTACCTCAGCAGTGGTATTAATGATTTGATATACAAAACAAGTTAAGCACGAGTATCTCGCTTTGGGCACTGGAAGGCTCCAGAGAGAAAGTAAAGGAGATGAGCACATTTTGTGCCTACTCTTGCTTTGTTGCAATGATTATTAGCCTTACTTCAGAGGCAAGTTAATCCGGTTGATAACCCTTATGTTTGGTGATGGGGCTTTggttataaattataatgttcTCTGTGAAATCTTTCTATAAGAAGCTTTTTGAAGTGGCAATGCTCTATTGCAATCTTGATTCCGTTGCCATAAGAAATTCCCTCATCTCTGCCCCCCCTCTTCCCTTCTTCCCGATAGGCATAGGAACAATGTAGGCTAAATTTGGGGAATTGCCGTAAGTCGGTGATTATCATAAAGATGGTATTGAATGAGCAAGGACTTGATCTGAGGCAGTAAATGGACTGGAATTGAGCAGAATGCAGAGGTTCATGTTACTGATCAAAAGGAATTTGGTATTAAGGGGTCATTGATCGAGTACATATATAAAGATGCCTTAAAAATCATTTCGTTTTAAGCCCGATTTCTTGGTTAAGCCAATACTCATTCTTGTTGTGTCCTATCTTAAACATTATTTGTGTGTTGCAGAATTTCATGGCAGACGCTGGGGCACCTCCGGCACAGGCAGGTCCACCAGCTGACCAAGGTTACAACCCCTATGGAGCTCCTCCTGCTGCTATGTATTCTTCTGCCCCTTCAAATGCAGGCATTCCGGGGCAACCTGGGGGCTATGGTTCAATGTATGGTAACAATTACGGCTATTGAACTGgatttatcagtattttaagtGAACAAAaatgttttgtattgttgtactctTCGTTTAGGCCTAGTGACATTGAATTCCTATAGATAGAGTGCGCTATATGCATTAGGCTCGTTACAACCTTATATCTACAAAATGCTTATTTTATTGTTCTGTTTTCTTTCCACGAGTAAGATGCTCAATTTCATATTTGCTCGGTTAGTTTTGGATTGTTTTTCATATATGCTCAATCGGTAATGATGGTGAAAGCAACAAAGACACTGATTCGTTTACTCTTTCTTCTCGACCTATTTGATTCTCAAGCCGTAGTTATTTAGGTGGTGCTATGTCAAGTTCCTTCGTGGAACCAAGATATGATTTTGGGTAAAAAGAAACAAGCAAAGGGGTCGCTCAAGAGACTTTCTTTCTATGTATTTAAACGCAATCTCTCGCTCAAGAGACTTTCTTTCTATGTATTTAAACGCAATCTCTTGAATTTCAGTTGTGTTTTGTTATACAAATCAGGTGCATTTTCTATGCGTGCATGCCTCGTCTTCTTTTTAGACGTCTTCCGCACCTCACTTCATCATTTTAAAATGACAGCAAAAATTTAGTTCTTCTCTGAAAAGGGCTTCGCCCTGACTAGCTAATCTAGGAAGGTAGGTATGTAAGAGGCGGATTTAGGGCTTCTTTGACTTCTTATTCATAGTTGAGATACTCCCAACCTCAACCAGCAAGCAGCACCGGAGTGAAACGTTTCGATCTGGGGGTCAGGAGCAGAGCTAATGCTCTTTGATTACCATCGCGAGATTTGACCATAGCTAATCAATCTCCTGCTTTCATGGAAATTCCCAGATAGTGGTAGTTGACTTGGTGAAATTCAATAATCGATTGGCTTTGGCTTTAGAAAGGCGAAAGGAAGAGTAATAAGTGCCACGCCTTAAATTGTTCACGTAATTTGATTGGACGAGTGTATTTGTTTGATGAGATAATTCGGTGGctctctttcttattattctcattacGACACTAAATCAAAGAACCTTAAGAAAC contains:
- the LOC107839397 gene encoding flowering locus K homology domain, with translation MEELDLIKQETLEELDESLNQHENEGVPEDLLLEVKEEPSPLEVKQDQEQEQEQEQVQEQKQEQAQENVAATGGGGDRWPGWPGESVFRILVPSQKVGGLIGRKGEFIKKIVEESKARIKVLDGPPGTTERAVMVSAKEEPESPLPPAIDGLLRVHRRVVDGLENDSSQHPPTVAGKVSTKLLVPASQAGSLIGKQGTTVKSIQEASSCIVRVLGTEDLPMFALQDDRVVEVVGEPVGVHKAVELIASHLRKFLVDRGIIPVFEMQMQMPNPPVEHMPPPQSWGPPPQAFPPSAAGGPGYGSSPHFMPPSRQHDSYYPPPDMPPPMEKQPHQGISAYGREAPMSMHSSSNNPAAPSLVTQITQQMQIPLAFADAVIGTNGASISYIRRVSGATVTIQETKGVPGEMTVEINGTASQVQTAQQLIQNFMADAGAPPAQAGPPADQGYNPYGAPPAAMYSSAPSNAGIPGQPGGYGSMYGNNYGY